Genomic window (Verrucomicrobiota bacterium):
CGGCAGTTCGCCTTTTTACGTCACGGCGGCGGACGTGAACGGGGACAGCAAAATGGATTTGATCACCGCCAACTACTTTTCCAACACACTTTCGGTGCTGACGAACAATGGCATCGGCGGGTTTGTCCTCGCTTCCTCATTGGCCGTGGGTTCCAACCCGGTTTCCGTCGTGTCGGCGGATGTCAACGGGGATGGCAAGGCGGATTTGATCTGCGCGAATTCTGGAAATGGTTCCGGCAATACGCTCTCGGTGCTGACCAATAACGGCAGCGGCGGGTTCACCCTCGCCACTTCACCCGTCCTGGCCGCCAGCCCGACTGGTCCGAGCTTCGTCGCGGCGGCGGATGTCAACGGCGATGGTCGGGTGGATTTGATCGCATCCCGAGGTTTTGGCGCGCTCTCGATTTTTCTAAACACACCGTTCAGTTTTCTCGGAAATTTCAACGGCCACCTGAGCGGCAGCATGGATGGATCGACCATCAACACTGGAACGATCGACGACGCGCGGCTCTCGGACCAGGTGGCGCTCCTCAACAAAAGCCAGAACTTCGATTTCCCGAAAACCTTCAGCTACGACGTGGGCATCGGGACGACGACACCTGTTACCCGTCTGGACGCGCGAAGCGGTAGCACATCGTCGCAGGCGCAAATCCTGGCCGCCAACAATAACGCCAACACCTGGGTTCAACTCTGGTCCGGCTACAACAACGGAGCCAATCCTCCCGCGATCATCTGGCCCATCGGCCAGATGCTGCGCTTCATCAGTAGCACCGTCAGCGGCAGCGGCGGCGCTGAATTCATGCGCATCGACAGCGCCGGCAACGTGGGCATTGGCCGGGCGGCTGCCGTCAATAAACTTGAAGTGGAGGGCAACGCCTCGAAGACGGTCGCGGGCAGTTGGCTCGCCAATTCCGACGCGCGCATCAAGCAGGACATCCAGCCCGTTCACAGCGCGCTGGACACGCTCGCCAAAGTCCGCCCGGTGAGCTTCCGTTACACGGACGATTACCGCGCGCAGCATCGGAGCGTGGAAGACCGCCGCTACCTGAACGTCGTCGCCCAGGAATTCCGCAAGGTCTTCCCCGACGACGTGAAAAGCAGCGGCGAGAAATTGCCCGACGGCAGCGAGATTTTGCAGGTGGACAGTTACCCGCTCACCATTTATTCCGTCGCCGCCATTCAGGAATTAAACCAGAAGCTGGAAACCGAGTTGAAGGAACAACACGCCGAGAACGCGGCATTGAAAGCGCGTCTGGAAGAACTTGAAAGACGGATGAGTCAGAAGAACGGAGGCGCGAAATGAAAACGCGAGGATCGAAGATGGAAAATGGCGGATGGCTGCCGCGAAGCGTCTTGGACTGCGGCAGCCCTCTGCCGCTTTTGAAGGGCGACGCGCATCGGGTCGCGGCTCAAAGCGCCAGAGGACTGGCGCACTCCAAGACCTGGCGGAGGTTCGTTGTCTCGCTGGTGTTCCTCGCCCCCGCAATCATCGCTCACGCGCAAAACTACTCAATAGATTGGTTCACCATTGACGGCGGCGGCGGCACAAGCACGGGCGGCGTCTATTCCGTCACCGGCACCATCGGCCAGCCGGACGCCGGGCCGACAATGAGCGGCGGAAATGTTTCCGTGGACGGAGGATTCTGGAGCATCATCGCCGCCGTGCAAACGCCCGGCGCCCCGTTGCTCACGATCACCCGCACGACCACGAATACCGTGGCTGTTTCTTGGCCGTCGCCTTCTACTGGTTTCACGCTTCAGCAAAACACGAATGGACTCGCGACGGTGAACTGGAGCAACGTCGTCACCACGCCAAGCGACGATGGAACAACGAAGACGGTGATCGTGAACCCGCCGACGGGGGACAGATTCTATCGGCTCAAGAGTCCCTAAAACAGCGCGCTTCGCCTGCCCACGATTATCAAACTCCGCACATCGGCTGAAATCCTTTACTTGCGCTGACAAAGTAATTCATCGTTCGGCTTTGCGTTGTGGCCCCGTTTGGGTAAGTAATTCACGCCATGACTCGCTATGGGCCGCAATTTGGATTAACACGATCAATGATTTGCTGGCGGGTTTGGGTTTGTGGCACGCTGGTCTTATCGGGATGTGCCGGCCCAACTTCGCCGCACTCAACTCCGGCCACAGCCACGCCCAGCCCGGCACGGACGTCCCGTCGCACCTCTCTCACTGCAATGCAGCTTGCGCGACTGAAGCGCGCACTCGAACCGCTCGATGCTCAGTACGATGCGGCTGCACAGATGTTGCGTCAGCCGTTGAGTTCACCGGGATATCACACGACGCTCACAAATGGTTTCGTGCATCCGACCAGCGCTTCCCTCAATTATGCCGTTGCGCTGCTCGACACCGGCGACGATGAATTGCGCAAACGAGCGGAAGCGATTTTGCGTCGGGTCATCGCTCTGCAAGACCAGAATCCGGACAGCAAGACTTACGGCATCTGGCCTTGGTTTCTCGAAGAGCCACTCGCCAAGATGTCGCCGCCGGATTGGAACTGGGCGGATTTTTGTGGCACGGCTCTGGTGCAAATCGTCTTCGATCATCGGGAGCGTCTATCGCCCGACGTGCGGGCGAAGGTTGATGCCGCGATTCTCCACGCGGCGCGTTCGATCCAGCGACGGAACGTCGGCCCCAGCTACACCAACATCGCCATCATGGGGACGTACGTGACACTCGTGGCGGCTGAACTTTACGGTGTCGAGGACTTGCGCGACTATGCGCTGGCCCGATGGCGACGCTTTTGCGAATACACGAAACACCACGGCGCTTTCACCGAATACAACAGTCCGCCCTACACCATCGTGGCTTTGAAAGAACTCGGGCGTCTCAGGCTCCACGCGAAAGATCCTGAGGCGCGTCGATTGACCGAGGAGATGTATCGACTCGCGTGGGAGGAGATCGCCCATCATTTTCATCCGCCGACGCGCCAATGGGCCGGCCCGCACAGCCGTTGTTACAGCACGTTGCTGCGGCCAGAGGTTTTGGGTTTGATTGAGCGCGCGACGGAAGGCCGCGTTTCGTTCGGCGTGAACGAACCGACTCTGGATGAATACCGTTTGCCGCTGCCATGCCCGCGCGATCTCGAACACTTTTTCAGCGCGCTCGACACGCCGCGTGATTTCCGGGAGACGTTCGTCAAGAGCGAGCCGCCCGTGGTCGGGACCACGCACCTCGAAGCGGCGTTTGCGCTGGGCAGCATCAATCGAGGCGATTTGTGGAACCAACGGCGGCCTCTGCTGGCGTACTGGGGAAGCGCCAGCCGGCCCAGTTATCTCCAGGTTCGCTTTTTGCATGACGGTTACGATTTCGCCACCGCGCAGTTCTTCAGTGTGCAACAAGGCGGCAACGTGCTCGCCGGAATTAATTTTTCCGTCGATGGCGGCGATCGCCACCCTTCGCTCGACAAGATCAAAAACGCGACGATCAGAGCGAAGGATTTACGACTCCGCTTTGAATTCGGCGGCGCGGCGGGCGAAGGAGAATTTATTGCGCCAGCGACGCTGGCCGAAACGGCACAACTGCGTTTTGGTGAACTGCGAGTGCAACTCAACGTGCCGTACGCGGTATTTTCAGAAGCCCGCGGCCGCTGGCAAGTCGGCAAGGAAAACGACAAAGCTTTTTTTGACGTGGTGCTCTACTCGGGCGAAGAACGCACTTTTCATCTGGCGGAACTCAATTCGGCCGCCGTGGGGTTTGCAGCGCGCTTGTCAACGTCAGATGAGCCACCTCGCTCCGTTGGCGCGGTGGCGCGCGACGGCCGCTTGCAATTGAAATGGGAGTCAATGGACCTTGAGTTTCCCGTGCACCCGGGCAGAGCAGGGGAGTTGCAACAAGCGTTCAAGGCATCGATCAGTCAATGACGCCTGCCTGAAGTTGAAACCCGCCTGGCTCGCCAGCGAAACTTGCGCTCGTACATCGCGCGGTTTGCGCAATGCCACTCCACGGGCCGGGCCCAAGCGGGCCAACCCGACCGCGAATAAGGAAACAGATCAGTCTGGTCTGTTTTTCATCTTGTGGGGGCTCTTGGACGCGGGAAAGATGGCCACGTTATGGCGAAGGTCCTTGGAGAATCCGGCAGATACGTTAGCCAGGAAGCGGTCAGGCAACGCCGTCGCATCGTTGTTTTCGTGTGCGGCCTCATCGCCTTGTTTGGCGTTATCGCGGGTCTCGTAATTTCCAGCTTCATCCCGCTTGGGTCGTGGCCTCCTTGGATCAGGCCAATAATGGTCATTGGCGCGGCGGTTGGAGGTTGGGTTCTGTACAAAAGGGGCGATGGGAAATTTGATGCGCTGGAAAAGCAGCGCGTTGCCATGATGCGCGGCGCAAGCGGAGAAACGACCGTGGCCATGGCGCTGGAAAATTTCCCGGACGATTATCGCGTCCTCCACGACCTCACCACGGAGTCCGGCAACCTCGATCATGTCGTGGTCGGGCCTGCTGGTGTGTTCTTGCTCGACGCCAAGAACTGGCGCGGTGTCGTGTCCGCGGACGGCAAAGGGGAGTTGCTCTGCAATGGCCAGCCGACCGATAAACCATTGGTGCGGCAGTTCATGGGCCGGATCATGGGCATCAAGGATAAGGTTAAAACGCTCGCACCCGGTCTTGATCCATATTTCCAACCCGTGTTTGTCTTCACGTCAGCGCGCGTGGAGGCCAATTGGGGCACGACGGGCACCGTGCATTGCATCCGCGACGATCAACTTTACAGCTACATCGTGGAGAAAGATTTCGGCAGGAAATTGACAGCCCGCGAAGTTGACCGCATCGCGCAAGCATTTCTTGGCTTGGCGCACATGGACACGGGTTTCCGCACAAGCCAGCAGTCAACGCCGAAGTCTGGCGGGAAACAGCCCGCCTTGCCCAATTGAACTTTGTGGATGCGGGCGGGCCGGGTGCATTACACTCAGATTTATTTGCACCGTGCGGCGAGTCGCACCCGGACATTGAGCATGCGTTGCTCTGACATGCAGTGGGATACATAGGGCACGTGGCCATAGGTCCAATCCGTTAACTTCAACTTGAACCGGGAATCCTTTGCGCGGACCATGTCCAAGAGAAAAGGAATGGCGTTTGTGCCCATCTTACGGACGGCTTCTATCGCCGGTTTGTCTTCAAGACCTTCTCCATGCCCTCCAACTTTTAGCCATGCAGTCAAAGTCTTCCCTTGATATTTCGGCTCGCGTTGCCGCAAGAAACCATGAAGGGAAATCGCAGCAGCAACGATCCCGAATAGGAATAACAGAGCAATGCATTTGCGCTTCGTCATGCATTCCAGCGTAGCCCTAGACTCAGAGTTCTGCGAACGGAAATGTCCCGTTCCGCACCGGAGCAGAGCCAAATTTAATTCGTCTGCGGAGGCTTGTTCAAAGGAACGCGCGGCGGAGCGTTCGTGAGGACAAATTCATTCTGGTGGCGAAAAGTTCTTGCTGTTTCAGGATCAATTCTGCTCAGTGCAGGGAACACAATAACTCGTAGGCTCCGGTTCGATTCCATCATTTTAACCAATAACGGAGCCGCTGGTTTGGCGTTGGTCCCCAAATGCGCAAGAGCGGCAAGAGTTGAAAATCTAGCATCATTTGTTTCTACCTCCAGATACTTAATCAAGGCAGGCACCGCCGTCGCCGGGTTGCCAACAAGCGCAAGAGAAGATGCGGCACGACTGCGCACTACTGCGTCTTCGTCCTTGAGACTTCGGATGAGGGCTGGCACAACATGTCGAGCGTCAAAACCGAAATCTGCTAAACTTGTTGCAGCCTGAGCCCGCACTACGTTGTTTTCGTTTGCAAGGGCCGCTACTAAAGGCGGAACTGCTGTGGGTCCAATCTCTCTCAAAACAGACATGGCATCGTAAGCTAGTTCATCATCTTTGAACAATTCGATGAGCGAAGGAATGGCTGGTTCAGCCACTGGCCCCAAGACCGCAAATCCTGCGACTGCCCGCTGGCGGTAGTCACTCGCGAAGTTAAAGTGAAACTCAAATACAGACTGTTTTTGGGCCCATTCATTCAGCTTTAGCTTGAGCTTGGAATCCTTGGCGCGGAGCATTTTCAAAAGCGGCATGAGAGCATTGGTTCCTATTTGGCGAACCGCTTCTGCGGCCCGGACGTTCGGCTCTTCCTTACCGCCCTCCAACTCTTCCAGCCAAGTGCTCAGAGCAATCCCCTGATAGGCAGGTTCACGTAAACGCAGGACATTTAACCCTAGGCCAAAGAGGACAACCCCGACCAAAAGACCGATCAGCAGCTTGGGGGATAGTCGATAACACACATTTTTTCGTATGGCTGGTGGAATTTTCAGGACGTTTGCTGCGCTTCATTCGGCGCAAGTGGTTGCTATAGCCGTGGGCGTCACCTGCCCGGTGGTTTGGTGGGGGCGTTGGTCAGAAAGCGGAACTGAGGAAGCTGATTCGTCTGCAAACCATTGGGGGTTGCTGCAGAATGTAGAGCAGGCGGCGGACGGTTGAGATTCGGGTCGTAGATGAAAATGGACTTGACCGTTTTTTTGTCGGCGTCCACCTCGACGCCGGTGGCTGAAATAAGGCCGCTTGGCTTCTCCTCCTCGTCGTGCGTTTTGGGAGTGGAAAACTCCCAGTTCAGCCAATAGCGGGGAATATTGTGGTCCGCAATTTTGATCGGCTTCCTGATCTTGGGCTTTCTATCCAGATGCAGCATTTCCAGCGAGTAACCGAGCTTCTTAATCGTGTCGCGTGCAAGCTTCACGGCCTCTCTCTCGCTCATCCGCCAAGTGCCCCAGTAATCCTCGATTCGCCCGTCCAGTTTATAGTTGCCAAAGAACGAATACGGGGCGCGGAACTGTTGGATATAACCTCGGGTGTAAATAAACTGATAACCGTTGGTGAGGTTGAGATACGTCTCGTTCGGAAAGAATTGCGTGTCGAAGCTGGTGACGTGATTGGTGGTTATGGGAAGGTGGATGGGCAACTCCAACTTCCGCGCGTAATCGGAAATCAGCGGCAGAATGGCGACCAGCACGGTATGCTCCTGTTGGGGCGTGAGTCGTGGAGGAGCGGGCAGTTGATGAAAGAGTTTCTCACCCCCCGGAACACCCTTCATGAAGTCAGGCAACTGCCCCGGAGCCAGCGTCTGAGGCACGACCGAGACCGGGGGCGGGTCGCGCGAGAGATTTTTGCGCATGCTCATCTTCATGCTTTTGAGGTTCTTGTGCTCGGCATCAATCACCATATCCAGAGAAATCCCGCCATCCTCAGGTTCGATCCATCCAATGCGGTAGCAAGGAACGACTTTCCCACGGATAACCGGCGGCTTGGTTATTTTGGGCGTTCCGTTCGCGTAAAGAGCTGTCTCGGAGTAGCCCAGCTTCCGAAGTGAACCACGCGCCAGTTGCACCGCTTCCTTTGCGCTCATTTTCACAGAGCCGTAGAACTTCTCCAGATCTTCTCCCCATTGATGCGACCCGTACCAAGAACCCGGCGACTCAAATCCTTTGACGTAGCCGTCATAGTACCAGAAATCAAAGCCGTTCGTCAGCCGCAACCATCCGCCGACCTGTCCTTTATGCGGGTCGCAATTGAAATGTTCGACCTGCTCCAGTGTGATCGGCACTGGAATGGGCAGATCCAGTTTTTGGCTGAATTCGGTTATCTGCGGGAGGATTGCCACCAGAACCGCGTTGGAATATTGGGCCGTGACCTGTATGAACTCGAACATGATTTATTGTGTGTTGAAATCGTTGAAGCGCATTTCCTCAAAGCCGTAAATCTTGAGGTTTTGTCCAATTTTGAAACTCGTCGCGCCAGAAATAGAATCCCTTGCGTCCCGGTGCGACTCGAAAAGATCGCGAGTGGTCTGAGACCAGTACGCCCAAAAGTTAATGCGATAGGCTGGGAACTGCCAGGGAATTTCTCCCAAGACGGAAAATTGCACATAATCCGTCCAGCCGGAAAAGGCGCGCGGCCGCATAGTCGGCACATAGTAATCGCCGAGGGGGACGTGTTCTTTTTTCGGGATGCCAAATTTCGTCGGAAAGCTGCCGTTCGCAGTCTCACACCCGTCCAGAAAGACATAACGGAAAAAGTGGCGATTGGTAGGGTTCGAGTCCTTGTAGCGTAAGAGCGTCCCAACTTCTTTGCTCGTCAAAGTCCGGTTGGCGGGGTTGGCTCCGCCAAGTCTCTCAGGCTCACCGTGACCGAAGTAATAGAGATTGCGCGCATTGAGATTGGTCAACGCGACTTTGAACTGTGTCCAGTCCTGTGTCTTTTGCGTGGTTGTGTCGTCGGTGCCCCAGTGTAACGGTTGGAACGTACCTGGAAGACTTCCGAGAGGCTCGATCCTGCCTCCGCCAATATCGGCTGCATGGTAAGCGTTGAACATCGAGTTGAGCATGTTTGGCTGAGGCTCAGACTGATTCTTGTACTGCTCCGGGTTATGTTCGAAGATGTTTTGCCATGCGATGATCCACTGACCGACAGGCGGGTAATTGTCTGCTACAATGATTTTACGTGGGTTTATCTTTCTCACCGAGGCGGTGCCGCCGCCGCTCGCGTGAGTAACGGTCGTGGCGGAATAAAACACTGTGTCGGGCAATGGAGTGCCTTGAGAATTTGTGACTCCCCACAATACATGGATAAGCCCATCCGTGGTGTGGTTGGTGAAACTGCCTACATAGTTCGTTTGACTGTCGTAGATGTCGAGTTGCCAATCCGCATCGGGGTAAATTGAAGT
Coding sequences:
- a CDS encoding VCBS repeat-containing protein — translated: MKTKLIVRTLALAAMLLSTLNPQLSTLFAQGTAFTYQGRLTDGTNVANGAYDFRFRLFDALTNGTFSGGVIMLPAVGVSNGLFTVTLAFNNQFLDGSARWLDIGVRTNGSPDAYLNLVPRQPITATPYAITAGNVTGAIADSQLSGNMARLNSNAVFTGAVVFSNAASQFAGSFAGNGAGVTNMNLTLNSSGVITSNSSFFTLFAIPNADYAASVVAADVNGDGRIDLICPTAISTYSQVLTNDGHGGFALASAPGGAGHPGYVAVADINGDGSPDLISADSAPNKLTISTNNGHGIFTQITNIVAGSGPVVAADVNNDGRIDLISADYGSSTLTVVFNNSPNGFLVASSPAVGLNPTSLVAADVNGDGKVDLITANSGTNTLSVMTNTGFGFFVLASSPNVGSSPFYVTAADVNGDSKMDLITANYFSNTLSVLTNNGIGGFVLASSLAVGSNPVSVVSADVNGDGKADLICANSGNGSGNTLSVLTNNGSGGFTLATSPVLAASPTGPSFVAAADVNGDGRVDLIASRGFGALSIFLNTPFSFLGNFNGHLSGSMDGSTINTGTIDDARLSDQVALLNKSQNFDFPKTFSYDVGIGTTTPVTRLDARSGSTSSQAQILAANNNANTWVQLWSGYNNGANPPAIIWPIGQMLRFISSTVSGSGGAEFMRIDSAGNVGIGRAAAVNKLEVEGNASKTVAGSWLANSDARIKQDIQPVHSALDTLAKVRPVSFRYTDDYRAQHRSVEDRRYLNVVAQEFRKVFPDDVKSSGEKLPDGSEILQVDSYPLTIYSVAAIQELNQKLETELKEQHAENAALKARLEELERRMSQKNGGAK
- a CDS encoding NERD domain-containing protein, whose amino-acid sequence is MAKVLGESGRYVSQEAVRQRRRIVVFVCGLIALFGVIAGLVISSFIPLGSWPPWIRPIMVIGAAVGGWVLYKRGDGKFDALEKQRVAMMRGASGETTVAMALENFPDDYRVLHDLTTESGNLDHVVVGPAGVFLLDAKNWRGVVSADGKGELLCNGQPTDKPLVRQFMGRIMGIKDKVKTLAPGLDPYFQPVFVFTSARVEANWGTTGTVHCIRDDQLYSYIVEKDFGRKLTAREVDRIAQAFLGLAHMDTGFRTSQQSTPKSGGKQPALPN
- a CDS encoding HEAT repeat domain-containing protein; this translates as MCYRLSPKLLIGLLVGVVLFGLGLNVLRLREPAYQGIALSTWLEELEGGKEEPNVRAAEAVRQIGTNALMPLLKMLRAKDSKLKLKLNEWAQKQSVFEFHFNFASDYRQRAVAGFAVLGPVAEPAIPSLIELFKDDELAYDAMSVLREIGPTAVPPLVAALANENNVVRAQAATSLADFGFDARHVVPALIRSLKDEDAVVRSRAASSLALVGNPATAVPALIKYLEVETNDARFSTLAALAHLGTNAKPAAPLLVKMMESNRSLRVIVFPALSRIDPETARTFRHQNEFVLTNAPPRVPLNKPPQTN